One genomic region from Conexibacter woesei DSM 14684 encodes:
- a CDS encoding FAD binding domain-containing protein, with product MIGSTAWDDANVVAATSVQEAVATLERLGERAAPLAGGTWIMRAPSRREQPCATYVDVRAIDELSVLDVAEDGARVGAGVTHQRLAALAPDGSLDVVREAAAASAFPAVRSVATVGGNIAAADFAEADLVPALLAADARVELASGDGRSVEPLADYLPRRTASGTPLIAAVVVPRAAGRRSAYERLTIRAGGEYAVAAVALSLDLDDDGVVVAARLALGAVEATARRFDAEAQALVGERAGAGPARAVGEAVGSACAARDDDAAPAWYRRTVLPVLVERAAARIAAGGAA from the coding sequence GTGATCGGTTCGACAGCATGGGACGACGCGAACGTCGTCGCCGCGACGTCGGTGCAGGAGGCCGTCGCCACGCTCGAACGGCTGGGCGAGCGCGCCGCGCCGCTGGCCGGCGGGACGTGGATCATGCGCGCGCCGAGCCGGCGCGAGCAGCCCTGCGCGACCTACGTCGACGTGCGCGCGATCGACGAGCTGAGTGTGCTCGACGTCGCCGAGGACGGCGCCCGCGTCGGCGCCGGCGTCACCCACCAGCGGCTCGCCGCGCTCGCTCCCGACGGCTCGCTCGACGTCGTGCGCGAGGCCGCGGCGGCGTCCGCCTTCCCTGCCGTGCGGAGCGTCGCGACGGTCGGCGGCAACATCGCCGCCGCCGACTTCGCCGAGGCCGACCTGGTGCCGGCGCTGCTGGCCGCCGACGCGCGCGTCGAGCTGGCCTCCGGCGACGGGCGCAGCGTCGAGCCGCTGGCCGACTACCTGCCGCGCCGGACCGCGTCCGGGACGCCGCTGATCGCCGCCGTCGTCGTCCCGCGCGCCGCCGGCCGCCGCTCGGCGTACGAGCGGCTGACGATCCGCGCCGGCGGCGAGTACGCGGTCGCCGCGGTCGCGCTGTCGCTCGACCTCGACGACGACGGCGTCGTGGTCGCCGCGCGGCTCGCGCTCGGCGCCGTCGAGGCGACCGCCCGCCGCTTCGACGCGGAGGCGCAGGCGCTCGTCGGCGAGCGCGCCGGCGCCGGGCCGGCGCGCGCGGTTGGCGAGGCGGTCGGCAGCGCCTGCGCCGCGCGCGACGACGACGCCGCGCCGGCGTGGTACCGGCGCACGGTGCTGCCGGTGCTGGTCGAGCGGGCCGCGGCGCGGATCGCGGCGGGAGGTGCGGCATGA
- a CDS encoding DUF917 domain-containing protein, whose translation MRNASRIVTDSGSLDSRSARVIDVDHLPVLARGCAVMGAGGGGDSLIGVLMAREAILRHGPVPLVDLDDLPDDDLVMPCGLVGAPTVAIEKLESGEEGVRLAEEVQTLLGRPVAAIMPFEIGGSNGVIPLTWAARLGLPYVDADGMGRAFPLMPQMTMNLAGVSSSPCLLSDERLNTLVLRTGSVQWTERLLRSTVAAFGGAGVAALYLMDVKTARRATVRGSVSKALKIGSVIMRGDVDPVQAIVTELRAQELMRGKVVEVERATAGGFVRGTVLIEDQHDATRLLRLEIQNENLAALEDGQVRACVPDIITVLDAASGGVLVTERLRYGQRVSVIAFPVDPIWRTPEGLAVAGPGAFGYDFEHSEIGATDAGD comes from the coding sequence ATGCGGAACGCTTCTCGGATCGTCACGGACTCTGGCTCGCTCGACTCGCGCTCGGCGCGGGTGATCGACGTCGACCACCTGCCGGTGCTCGCCCGCGGCTGCGCGGTGATGGGCGCGGGCGGCGGCGGCGACTCGCTGATCGGCGTGCTGATGGCGCGCGAGGCGATACTGCGCCACGGACCGGTCCCGCTCGTCGACCTCGACGACCTGCCCGACGACGACCTCGTGATGCCGTGCGGCCTCGTCGGCGCGCCGACGGTCGCGATCGAGAAGCTGGAGAGCGGGGAGGAGGGCGTCCGCCTCGCCGAGGAGGTCCAGACGCTGCTCGGCCGGCCGGTCGCCGCGATCATGCCGTTCGAGATCGGCGGCTCCAACGGCGTGATCCCGCTGACGTGGGCGGCGCGGCTCGGACTGCCGTACGTCGACGCCGACGGCATGGGCCGCGCGTTCCCGCTGATGCCGCAGATGACGATGAACCTCGCCGGCGTCTCCTCGAGCCCCTGCCTGCTGTCCGACGAGCGGCTCAACACGCTCGTGCTGCGCACCGGCAGCGTGCAGTGGACCGAGCGGCTGCTGCGCTCGACCGTCGCCGCGTTCGGCGGCGCAGGCGTCGCCGCGCTCTACCTGATGGACGTCAAGACCGCGCGCAGAGCGACCGTCCGCGGCTCCGTCTCCAAGGCGCTGAAGATCGGCTCGGTGATCATGCGCGGCGACGTCGACCCGGTCCAGGCGATCGTGACCGAGCTGAGAGCGCAGGAGCTGATGCGCGGCAAGGTCGTCGAGGTCGAGCGCGCGACGGCCGGCGGCTTCGTGCGCGGGACCGTGCTGATCGAGGACCAGCACGACGCGACGCGGCTGCTGCGGCTGGAGATCCAGAACGAGAACCTCGCCGCGCTGGAGGACGGGCAGGTGCGCGCGTGCGTGCCGGACATCATCACCGTGCTCGACGCGGCCAGCGGCGGCGTGCTCGTGACCGAGCGGCTGCGCTACGGCCAGCGCGTGAGCGTGATCGCGTTCCCGGTCGACCCGATCTGGCGGACGCCCGAAGGGCTCGCCGTCGCCGGTCCGGGCGCGTTCGGCTACGACTTCGAGCACAGCGAGATCGGGGCGACCGATGCCGGCGATTGA
- a CDS encoding PucR family transcriptional regulator has translation MRTLDAFLEAPAVRGLFNRLAGPATPAEVRSVALAEDVGTLEQAPRGALVILSHVASAEAVGYRLDVAVRSAGAHHAAAVVLTDGREELPATAVNIAERTGVTILSAAPDADIARLLIAAERELGGGPEAAIATIERTIAALEHGEATDCTPEELLAAASEASGVPLELRPPEEGDVEAALRVDNEPDGSVCAPAGAGQDAVARRAVAHLAASAIGRARNAQRQADDAPIRSRGELLAEFLLAPSGAGDRLLTRMRAADLAIDGWHAAVQVEVDNLAELTDGDELRSSRLSERVGRLGLDAAHTAGGVWHRAQLASSLLLVRMSRSDPGGRGGRDMAVASQQIVQRITSRMPEVRVFCGVGTVHIGHTGLRTTTAEARAAVAAGRAADRVNVATSFDEVGIQRTLLEWYASDSAREAVDALLKPLDRLGERKRDAAIETLRIYLDNQGSLIRTAEAMHLHRNAVAYRIKRIFDELDVDAGDPDTRLMLQLACRSRSLG, from the coding sequence ATGCGCACACTCGACGCGTTCCTGGAGGCGCCGGCGGTCCGCGGACTGTTCAACCGGCTGGCCGGCCCAGCGACACCCGCCGAGGTCCGATCGGTCGCCCTCGCGGAAGACGTCGGCACCCTCGAACAGGCGCCCCGCGGGGCGCTCGTGATCCTCTCCCACGTCGCCTCCGCCGAGGCGGTCGGCTACCGGCTCGACGTCGCCGTGCGGTCCGCCGGCGCCCACCACGCCGCCGCGGTCGTGCTGACCGACGGCCGCGAGGAGCTGCCGGCGACGGCCGTCAACATCGCCGAGCGGACGGGCGTCACGATCCTCAGCGCGGCGCCCGACGCCGACATCGCGCGGCTGCTGATCGCGGCCGAGCGCGAGCTGGGCGGCGGACCGGAGGCGGCGATCGCGACGATCGAGCGGACGATCGCGGCGCTGGAGCACGGCGAGGCGACCGACTGCACGCCCGAGGAGCTGCTCGCGGCCGCGAGCGAGGCGAGCGGCGTGCCGCTGGAGCTGCGACCGCCGGAGGAGGGCGACGTCGAAGCGGCGCTGCGGGTCGACAACGAGCCCGACGGCTCGGTCTGCGCGCCAGCCGGAGCCGGCCAGGACGCGGTCGCGCGGCGCGCCGTCGCCCACCTCGCAGCCTCCGCGATCGGGCGCGCGCGCAACGCCCAGCGACAGGCCGACGACGCGCCGATCCGCTCGCGCGGCGAGCTGCTGGCGGAGTTCCTGCTCGCGCCCAGCGGCGCGGGCGACCGCCTGCTGACGCGGATGCGCGCGGCCGACCTCGCGATCGACGGCTGGCACGCCGCCGTCCAGGTCGAGGTCGACAACCTCGCCGAGCTGACCGACGGCGACGAGCTGCGCTCCTCGCGGCTGTCCGAGCGCGTCGGCCGGCTCGGGCTCGACGCCGCGCACACCGCGGGCGGCGTCTGGCACCGCGCGCAGCTGGCCTCGTCGCTGCTGCTGGTGCGGATGAGCCGCAGCGACCCGGGCGGGCGCGGCGGCCGCGACATGGCGGTCGCCTCGCAGCAGATCGTCCAGCGGATCACGAGCCGGATGCCCGAGGTGCGCGTCTTCTGCGGCGTCGGGACGGTCCACATCGGCCACACCGGCCTGCGCACGACGACGGCCGAGGCGCGCGCCGCCGTCGCGGCCGGGCGCGCCGCCGATCGCGTCAACGTCGCGACCAGCTTCGACGAGGTCGGGATCCAGCGGACGCTGCTGGAGTGGTACGCGTCGGACTCCGCGCGCGAGGCGGTCGACGCGCTGCTGAAGCCGCTCGACCGGCTCGGCGAGCGCAAGCGCGACGCGGCGATAGAGACGCTGCGGATCTACCTCGACAACCAGGGCTCGCTGATCCGCACCGCCGAGGCGATGCACCTGCACCGCAACGCCGTCGCGTACCGCATCAAGCGCATATTCGACGAGCTCGACGTCGACGCCGGCGACCCCGACACGCGGCTGATGCTCCAGCTCGCGTGCCGTTCGCGGTCGCTGGGCTGA
- a CDS encoding hydantoinase/oxoprolinase N-terminal domain-containing protein → MPAIDLRLGIDVGGTHTDAVVVDRDDRLVAKAKVATSRDVMGGVAAAIAAASDALGDERSRISHVMLGTTHVTNAMLQRRDLRRVAVLRIGGPATRSVPPLSTWPSDLRNAVVAGSAVVDGGVELDGSEIAAFDADATARFFASVAGAVDGVAITSVFAAVSARHELAAAEIARDVLGDVHVSLSRDIGAIGLIERENATVLNAALVGLAEQIAEALTDALAAHDLDPARFLAQNDGTLMSLEHALRHPVLTIGCGPANSMRGAAHLAGATDALVADVGGTSTEIGALVGGFPCESNDVIGVGGVRTNFRMPAVVALAVGGGTVLTDGEREVRVGPDSVGYALERSALVFGGATATLTDAAVGAGRADIGDERRLRDRPELLRRAIERSDLLLADAVDRAKMVRGEPPLIVVGGASFLVPDDLPGVGSVQRPEHYEVANAFGAAIAQVSGQVDRIVRFGAAGRSSALEKAREAAHAQAVRAGADPNRTEVVEFEEIPLAYLPDPAVRVRVRAVGPLGTA, encoded by the coding sequence ATGCCGGCGATTGACCTGCGGCTCGGGATCGACGTCGGCGGCACGCACACCGACGCCGTCGTCGTCGACCGCGACGACCGGCTCGTTGCGAAGGCGAAGGTTGCGACCAGCCGCGACGTGATGGGCGGCGTCGCGGCCGCGATCGCCGCCGCCTCCGACGCGCTCGGCGACGAGCGCAGCCGCATCTCGCACGTGATGCTCGGCACGACGCACGTGACGAACGCGATGCTCCAGCGGCGCGACCTGCGGCGCGTCGCGGTCCTGCGGATCGGCGGCCCCGCGACGCGCTCGGTCCCGCCGCTGTCGACGTGGCCGAGCGACCTGCGCAACGCCGTCGTCGCCGGCTCGGCCGTCGTCGACGGCGGGGTCGAGCTGGACGGCAGCGAGATCGCCGCCTTCGACGCGGACGCGACGGCACGCTTCTTCGCCTCGGTCGCGGGCGCGGTCGACGGCGTCGCGATCACGAGCGTCTTCGCCGCCGTCTCCGCCCGTCACGAGTTGGCCGCGGCCGAGATCGCGCGCGACGTGCTCGGCGACGTGCACGTCTCGCTCAGTCGCGACATCGGCGCGATCGGCCTGATCGAGCGCGAGAACGCGACCGTCCTGAACGCGGCGCTGGTCGGGCTGGCGGAGCAGATCGCCGAGGCGCTGACCGACGCGCTCGCCGCGCACGACCTCGACCCGGCGCGCTTCCTGGCGCAGAACGACGGCACGCTGATGTCACTCGAGCACGCTCTGCGCCACCCGGTCCTGACGATCGGCTGCGGGCCGGCCAACTCGATGCGCGGCGCCGCCCACCTCGCCGGCGCGACCGACGCGCTCGTCGCCGACGTCGGCGGCACCTCGACCGAGATCGGCGCGCTCGTCGGCGGCTTCCCGTGCGAGTCCAACGACGTGATCGGCGTCGGCGGCGTGCGCACGAACTTCCGCATGCCGGCGGTCGTCGCGCTCGCCGTCGGCGGCGGCACGGTCCTGACCGACGGCGAGCGCGAGGTGCGCGTCGGCCCCGACTCGGTCGGCTACGCGCTGGAGCGCTCGGCGCTCGTCTTCGGCGGCGCGACCGCGACGCTGACCGACGCAGCCGTCGGCGCCGGGCGCGCCGACATCGGCGACGAGCGGCGCCTGCGCGACCGGCCCGAGCTGCTGCGGCGCGCGATCGAGCGCTCTGACCTGCTGCTGGCCGACGCGGTCGACCGCGCGAAGATGGTGCGTGGCGAGCCGCCGCTGATCGTCGTCGGCGGCGCCAGCTTCCTCGTCCCGGACGACCTTCCCGGCGTCGGCTCGGTGCAGCGACCCGAACACTACGAGGTCGCCAACGCGTTCGGCGCGGCGATCGCGCAGGTCAGCGGCCAGGTCGACCGGATCGTGCGCTTCGGCGCGGCCGGGCGCAGCAGCGCGCTGGAGAAGGCGCGCGAGGCGGCGCACGCGCAGGCGGTCCGCGCCGGCGCGGACCCGAACCGCACCGAGGTCGTCGAGTTCGAGGAGATCCCGCTCGCGTACCTGCCCGATCCGGCCGTGCGCGTGCGTGTGCGCGCGGTCGGTCCGCTGGGGACCGCATGA
- a CDS encoding (2Fe-2S)-binding protein, whose product MSVVLSINGRERAVDAAPMTPLLAVLRDELHLTGAKLGCGEGRCGACTILLDDEPVVACLLPLALAEGRAVRTVEGLTGPEQPLSPLQDALLEHGGVQCGACTPGIAMSLTALLERDPDPDEAAVQQALAGNICRCTGYRKIVDAALSVAAGQRA is encoded by the coding sequence ATGAGCGTCGTCCTGTCGATCAACGGCCGCGAGCGGGCGGTCGACGCCGCGCCGATGACGCCGCTGCTCGCGGTCCTGCGCGACGAGCTGCACCTGACCGGCGCCAAGCTCGGCTGCGGCGAGGGCCGCTGCGGCGCCTGCACGATCCTGCTCGACGACGAGCCGGTCGTCGCCTGCCTGCTGCCGCTGGCGCTCGCCGAGGGCCGCGCCGTGCGGACCGTCGAAGGCCTCACCGGTCCCGAGCAGCCGCTGTCGCCGCTCCAGGACGCGCTGCTGGAGCACGGCGGCGTCCAGTGCGGCGCCTGCACGCCGGGGATCGCGATGTCGCTGACCGCGCTGCTGGAGCGCGATCCCGACCCCGACGAGGCGGCCGTGCAGCAGGCGCTCGCGGGCAACATCTGCCGCTGCACCGGCTACCGCAAGATCGTCGACGCGGCCCTCTCCGTCGCCGCGGGGCAGCGCGCATGA